The Dioscorea cayenensis subsp. rotundata cultivar TDr96_F1 chromosome 11, TDr96_F1_v2_PseudoChromosome.rev07_lg8_w22 25.fasta, whole genome shotgun sequence genomic interval ACTTCATTACTTCATCCTTtcacttacttttttttttctataacgAAAAAGCGGTTATGTGGATATGAGCTACCCAAAAAAGAGAAGCTCAGCAAGCCAATGGCTCAATGGTTCTCACCAACCTTGAAGAAGAGTCCAGAGAGGGGTGTAGAAAAGAAGAAGGTTCACAAAGATGGTGTCTGGTCTGGATTCTTTGGTCATCTTCTTGCCTTGGAATACATTATACATGACCTGCCATATTGTAGTCTACTTGTTCTATCTTCTGTGAGCTATGATGGGCTAGTGGTATAAGTTTCATGGTCATGGTCTTATAATTTCTTCAATGAAGCGGACGGGAAATGCTAGCCTTCGTTCAACTGCTCTAGCCAGGAAGAACTGAGAAAGTTGGTAGTTGAATCTAATAACAAAGTTGAGGGTGAAGTAGATCTTGTTAATCTTAAAAAACACTGAGATGCAAACTGACAATGTTCAAGAGCCAACgagtacaacaacaacaacagatgTTGTGGCCTcagaagaagcagaagaagaagaagaagaagaagaagtgaatccTGAATCCAAATCAACTGAAGAGAGTAAACTAGAAGAACAAAATTAACATAGTTTTTATACTTATATCTGCAtgttagtgtgtgtgtgtgtgtgtgtcattGCCAATATTTGCTTTGCATGAATGTTGTTGCACTATTGAGACAGTGAAGGAGGGGAATGAATTATGTCCTGCATGTGCACCTGAAGTTCtatcattttataattaatgattttcaacttttattattattattattatatatatatatatattagatcaaacgcatttaatataatttggattttcttttccttataaAACTACCAGAGATTATGATGCTAAATAAATCAACTACTATAATAAAGAAGAGAGGAGACATTTATATGCATGCTACTTAGCCTACTTACAAgatgcaaaataaatttataatatgaaaCATCAGGTAAAGCAACAAAAGATAGAACTTTTGGTATCACACCCAAAAATAGGAAATGGGAAAGTTATGGgtcaattttacaaataatttttttgtttaaataccagattttttttatgtaaagtGTTCGTGTTCTtgcttaaaatataaatataaattttatcttatttatataaaaacactgataaattgaaatattaattcttGATATCTATTTACATTTGTCAAAAATTTTACTTGGATATGCAAGCAATCAATTTACGTTTCGCTTCGCTTTAACCTAcggtaaatatttatataaaaaatctttttactTTGAACAGCTAGAAGGTAGAAACTTCATATAATacacaaataatttcatgattttacaACACATGCaaacaaatctttttttttttattaaacaataacacTACTTTCCAAAACAAGTCTTATATGAAAAcagctggttttttttttctctttttttttttcaacatacaaacaaataaaaatacaataaaatattatcCACAGAAACACTAGTGAAGAAGACAAGAGCCAGACAGAAAGAAAGatctggattttttttaaatgaaaaagaaattaaaaaaaaaagaaagaaagaaagatgtgGCAAAGAGTGCTGTCCATGTGGTTGTGTGACTTGTGTCCCCTAATGCTCACTATCTATCCCTGCAAATTATTAAGCTGTTCACATGCTCTTCAGTCCTTTCTTTAACCcctgcttttatttatttatttatttgttaaagaaagaaataaatttgaaactttctataataaaaacaattggtatagtttagttttaaaaaatctaataaatatttattatgcaaataaataaatataattaaattttttttgttattaataatatatttaatataaacaaaatttaaatataataaaaaatatttaaattttttaaagcactctaataataatagattatatatctattttaatattatgtaatcattttaaatttattggaaacataatttgaattaaaaccactttttttttaactaattaatattcttataatattgAGTACGGGTAGTAAAGTTGTCCCATGCTTAATGATGATAGTTTTTGTAATTCTAATTGTGGCTCTTGCTTCAAGAGAAAAATAATCGCCTTGCTTTTTAATCTATTTCAATTCACTCATATTATCACATTAAATTAAGACCTACCTTtcccttgtttattttaattctttacCCCAACAAGCATCATGATGATATATtgatattagtattttttttttctgcttacaattttttttagttttttaatatttaaaaatattttatgatagtcattaaattataatttaatattattatttattatttttgatgatatgaaaaatttattattaattattatattattacaccACTAAATATTGTATTgtaaattattgttaattactGTTATGtattatatacaaattaataataattattaaatgtaCATTTAAGGATTATAGGTGTCGCAATTTCTAATTTAGAGATGTTGATAAAGAACATAttctctatttatatataaatatatatatatatattcaatagtTTTCACTTTTGAGTACTTATATTATTATGGCAAGATTAGTTTAATTAGCAATGTGGACTCAGAGTTGCACGTGACTCCACAATAATATTGGGGCCATGCTTCAAAACATTACACTTTTGCTTCCATTATCAAAGCACAtcatctttatatttatcatttaataaatggtatatattatttctatgtaatagatattgttttaaaaatgaatCTAATCTTACCCAAGGTGTAAATTATTGAAAGTAATagtatctaaaaaaaattttaacactagAGTAGTAGCATATattgatgtttaaatttaaatcaccTTGACTTAAGTGCACAAAGATAAAGATATCTGCATAAACAATTATGCAAATTATGTAAGAAcacaatatattttatataattattataggTTAAAATCCCaaccaaatatattatataggtTTAATTCAACCAgaaatttaaattgataaaaagaaaaacctaagttagtatatttatatttatttttttaaaattaattaatgtgagGCTATAGATTATTCTAACAGGTGAGTTTTGATACATACTAATCTATTAGATTTAattagatgaattttttataatatatatttttttagcaaatatgACAAGAACATATATTACTAGGGGCACACGCATAAACCTTAAAAATAATAGTAGTTTTTACATATGCTCTCAAGActgacataaaaattaaattataaatctaCTCCCTTAAACGCTAGGCACCATTAAGTGCGGTTTGTTTTAAACCATTGCAATAAAACTTTTGCAAACCAAACCTTATCTAATAGGACAATAGTGCTAAACCAAAAGCAATTTGGTTCCTCTTTATAACAACAACCTAACTCATTAATTTAGTGACTAcaagatttttaaaaacaacaaacaacaacaactgaTCAACTTTGCCAAAACCTTGTCCCGAATATACATCATCCATACAGTCTCATAATCTCATTCCATGATTAACAACACAAACACCCtcacaaacaacaaaacaacatcaTAATCtcattctaataataataataataataataataataataataataataatctaagtCTGAATCCTATTAACAAGAGCGAGAGCATTACTAGTGACTTGAGCCACTTcaacaaccttcttcctaacAGCGGCTCGAAAGCCGGCTTCATCGGCGGCGGCTCGGCGAGGCAATTCATCAAGACAAGTGTTCTCATCAGTGAGAGCAGCACTAACCCAAGTCTGAACGTTACTAAGGTGCCAGCTAAAGGCTTGGCTTCCAGCTCGGCCCATATGGCTCATCTCTTTCATAGAGCTACGTAGCCTGTCAACactgtcggctagggtttcaatgCAGTCTTTAATGGCGCCGGATTGGTGGGAAGGAAGGTTGGTGGAGGAGATGAAGGAGGAGACGGCGTGGGCACGGTCGGAGCTGACGGAGAGAGCGGCGTTAGCTAGCTGGCGGTGGCTGTGGTGGACGGTGGTGGCGAAGGTGGAGAGGCATTGCATGCAGAGATCTGGGTAACGTGTGGTGCTGCATGACTTGCGGATGAACTCTGTGTCTttgcatgatgatgatgatgatgatgggtgTTTGATGGCATTAATGGTGGATATGGAGAAGATtaggaagagaagaaggagaagatggaggagtgATGATGGAGATTGAGATGATTTCATGGTGGATGGTACtggatgatggtggtggtggtggtggtggtctcTATGTTCTAATTAAAAGGGAAAGAGAGTAATGGAGAGAAAGAttgttatctatatatatatatatatatatataaaggaaaatGATAttggaagtatatatatatatatatatataaagtaaggTGGGGAAtggttgatttaatttaatttattaaattgagCTGTGTTTCTTTTAAGTGTTGCCAAGTTTGGTtgatgataatttatttttatttttaatttttaattttattttttacaattgtTTCGTGTGTGTATAAACTAATAATATCTTAGTCTattaatattagattttttacagataatattatgttttgtaaaaaaaaaaaatttgaactaCTTTTGCAATTGACATCACAAATGTGATAAGtgattaatttcatgttttatatAGTTCTTTTTTAAGAATGgtttattatattgttaatgACAGTTTTTATAAATGAATGCAATCAATATTGTCCTTAAAAAGTTTTGATAacatttcaataaaaaagaatatatattaaattatcaaaagCAACAATGAAGGCTTTCTGTACCATTTGCCGACATATTCCTTATCTTAAATGCCTCGTGATTCGCACTCAATATCAAGTCTAGTGAAAGAGTATGGTAAATAATTAAACTCAAACTATATATGGCTAatgattcataaaaataataataataaataacattaaattgcatatatatatttccccttgaaaatcataattttatgaatttaaaataatatacattttattttattctgaaGTGAGAGAAGCAAGACCTTCTCAATTCATTGAGAACAAATGccgtattttaatattttctaaataataataataataataatgcatttTTGTTGAGAATAATACATTAAATGtaatctcattttttatttattttcttggttattacttttttttatatatataataagttaaTGATCATGTGCTGTAATCCATGgttaactgaaaaaaaaaagaaaaaagaaaaaaaaaatacacatacacacatatatatatatagggggtCATTTGGATCAGCATTATGCATCGGTGTCACTGAAAATAATAAGTAATTCATATTACttataacataaatattatgacttattcattattaaaaataaacttataaaaTTACTGTTaggaatttaaataataatatttaacaatgtttctttaatttgaaACGTATGAAGTTATTATTCAGTCAAGTATTTTACAGTATCACTTATTTTTAtcttacattttaaaaataatcaatgcaatttgtgtatattagaaattttatttatttttttctccatcaatattgataagTCTCAAATAATTTATGGTCTTAACTCTTACATACATGAATTTTATTATGTGATTTGTTATTTACATGGTAGTTTAGGTCAATGGCAGTGATGAGGTGGCCAAATTACCAAATCAACATCCATATGGCATTTTACTTTAGTAAGCACCTCTTTAGAATGGCTAATTCATTTGGATCAATATGAGGTTTCCTATCTGATAAAACCTTGAACTCTAATATTATGTTAGTGTTGAGGGCTGAGgagaaaaagtgaaagaaaaagagagtgaTGGAGAGTCAATGTTTGCTCTCCCCAtgtttggataaaattttttaatttactgaAGAAAAACGAATAGTTAAT includes:
- the LOC120272374 gene encoding pectinesterase inhibitor 9-like; translated protein: MKSSQSPSSLLHLLLLLFLIFSISTINAIKHPSSSSSSCKDTEFIRKSCSTTRYPDLCMQCLSTFATTVHHSHRQLANAALSVSSDRAHAVSSFISSTNLPSHQSGAIKDCIETLADSVDRLRSSMKEMSHMGRAGSQAFSWHLSNVQTWVSAALTDENTCLDELPRRAAADEAGFRAAVRKKVVEVAQVTSNALALVNRIQT